A genomic region of Kribbella sp. NBC_00382 contains the following coding sequences:
- a CDS encoding nucleotidyltransferase family protein — MFVTGLVLAAEGSPRLGVPKQLLAFQGDTLLGVSLGTARDCGFDQLIVTLGTASEQVRERVDLDGARVVESPHADTGSSSIVPALDVVDRRTDGLVIMLGDQPGVTSATVWSLVAEVAGPSTPIGVSRYDNGRGNPCWFGRELFGELRQLRNDQDIWGVIGTGRHPVTEVDAVGNIPLRVESWDDYQSLVAQPDSLGVDPPVVPPAAVPTRGRINRRSLRRRRV, encoded by the coding sequence GTGTTCGTCACCGGACTGGTGCTCGCCGCCGAGGGGTCGCCGCGACTCGGCGTACCGAAGCAGTTGCTGGCCTTTCAGGGCGACACGCTGCTCGGGGTATCGCTGGGGACGGCGCGGGACTGTGGGTTCGACCAGTTGATCGTGACGCTCGGGACGGCTTCTGAGCAGGTACGGGAGCGCGTTGATCTGGATGGCGCGCGGGTGGTCGAGTCGCCGCACGCGGACACCGGCAGCTCGTCGATCGTGCCGGCGCTGGATGTGGTGGACCGGCGTACCGACGGCTTGGTGATCATGCTCGGCGATCAACCCGGAGTGACATCGGCCACTGTCTGGTCGCTGGTCGCGGAGGTGGCCGGGCCGTCGACGCCGATCGGGGTGAGCCGGTACGACAACGGCCGGGGCAACCCGTGCTGGTTCGGGCGGGAGCTGTTCGGCGAGCTCCGGCAGTTGCGCAACGATCAGGACATCTGGGGCGTGATCGGCACCGGCCGGCACCCGGTCACCGAGGTCGATGCCGTCGGCAACATTCCGCTGCGGGTGGAGAGCTGGGACGACTACCAGTCCCTCGTCGCCCAGCCGGACTCGCTCGGCGTCGACCCTCCCGTAGTACCGCCGGCCGCGGTGCCCACCCGCGGCCGGATCAACCGTCGTTCGCTGCGTCGCCGCCGCGTCTAA
- a CDS encoding DUF4245 domain-containing protein, which translates to MSSTSEGPTREQALAQAEKVRAREEALAYRAQNKIDRAKARTLTNMFWALLACFIVVAFLMIVTWRPKSEKVNEVEYTAQLADARKEASWIRGPEPMPAGWKATSVEFRAPQQSPISWHLGIVTDQKKYVGLEQSNVTSKGFPADKLGRTADDGTSTVGGVVWQRKTLTERKGEQALVLVGSGVTTIVTGNAGYQALETFAATLR; encoded by the coding sequence ATGAGTTCGACGAGTGAAGGGCCGACCCGGGAGCAGGCACTGGCCCAGGCGGAGAAGGTCAGGGCGCGCGAGGAGGCGCTGGCCTACCGCGCGCAGAACAAGATCGACCGGGCCAAGGCGCGGACGCTGACCAACATGTTCTGGGCACTGCTGGCCTGTTTCATCGTGGTCGCGTTCCTGATGATCGTCACCTGGCGACCGAAGTCGGAGAAGGTCAACGAGGTCGAGTACACGGCTCAGCTGGCCGACGCCCGCAAGGAGGCCTCCTGGATCCGCGGGCCGGAGCCGATGCCGGCCGGCTGGAAGGCGACCAGCGTCGAATTCCGGGCGCCGCAGCAAAGCCCGATCAGCTGGCACCTGGGAATTGTCACCGACCAGAAGAAATACGTCGGGCTGGAGCAGTCCAACGTCACCAGCAAAGGTTTTCCGGCGGACAAACTCGGTCGTACCGCCGACGATGGCACCTCGACCGTCGGCGGCGTCGTCTGGCAGCGCAAAACCCTGACCGAGCGCAAGGGGGAGCAGGCGCTGGTGCTGGTCGGCTCCGGGGTCACCACGATCGTCACCGGGAATGCCGGATATCAAGCACTTGAAACGTTTGCGGCCACCCTGCGCTGA
- a CDS encoding flavodoxin family protein, which yields MSNTTARIAVAYHSGNGHTARQAQAVAAGAAEVPGAVADLVSLDELTDDVWERLQAADAIIFGTPTYMGSPSAVFKAFAEASVKVWAADLGWRDKIAAGFTNSKAMSGDKLNSIVDLAVFAAQHGMIWVGLDIYPGWAESTASIEDLNRLGSWLGAMAQSDADLSAEKAPPETDLRTAAALGARVATITLRHQRGSLAA from the coding sequence ATGAGCAACACCACCGCCCGGATCGCGGTCGCGTACCACTCGGGCAACGGCCACACCGCGAGGCAGGCGCAAGCCGTCGCGGCGGGGGCTGCCGAAGTACCGGGAGCTGTCGCCGACCTGGTATCGCTGGACGAGCTGACCGATGACGTGTGGGAGCGGCTCCAAGCGGCCGACGCGATCATCTTCGGTACGCCGACGTACATGGGCAGCCCGAGCGCCGTCTTCAAGGCGTTCGCCGAGGCCAGCGTGAAGGTCTGGGCCGCCGACCTGGGCTGGCGGGACAAGATCGCCGCCGGCTTCACCAACTCGAAGGCGATGTCGGGCGACAAGCTGAACAGCATCGTCGACCTGGCCGTGTTCGCCGCGCAGCACGGGATGATCTGGGTCGGCCTGGACATCTACCCGGGCTGGGCCGAGTCGACCGCGAGCATCGAGGACCTCAACCGGCTCGGCAGCTGGCTGGGCGCGATGGCGCAGTCCGACGCCGACCTGTCCGCAGAGAAGGCACCGCCGGAGACGGACCTCCGTACTGCGGCAGCCCTCGGCGCCCGGGTCGCGACCATCACCCTGCGGCACCAGCGCGGCTCGCTGGCGGCCTGA
- a CDS encoding DMT family transporter, which produces MAWLVLIAAAAFEIAFAVSLKPSDGFSRFWPTAGVLVFGVISVVLLSKTLDRLPVGTAYAVWTGLGSLGVVTLGVLFFNEPLTPARIACIALIVAGVIGLRLAGAD; this is translated from the coding sequence ATGGCCTGGCTGGTGCTGATCGCGGCGGCCGCGTTCGAGATCGCGTTCGCCGTGAGCCTCAAACCGAGCGACGGGTTCAGCCGGTTCTGGCCGACGGCCGGCGTGCTCGTCTTCGGCGTCATCTCGGTGGTACTGCTCTCGAAAACCCTGGACCGGCTCCCAGTCGGCACGGCGTACGCCGTCTGGACCGGCCTGGGCTCACTCGGCGTCGTCACCCTCGGCGTCCTCTTCTTCAACGAGCCACTCACCCCGGCCCGGATCGCCTGCATCGCCCTGATCGTCGCCGGAGTCATCGGCCTCCGCCTCGCCGGCGCCGACTGA
- a CDS encoding TetR/AcrR family transcriptional regulator has translation MNDHSGPQSGSQQTSAQRALPVLGEPRPERADARRNRLKVLEAAERLFSEHGVKNVSLDAIAAAAGVGKGTVFRRFGDRAGLAVALLDEREVELQAKLLSGPPPLGPGAPAVDRVTAFLTAYTELLDRHVELFADSENASDGARYRIGSYRLWHRHIAMLVEEARPDLDADYTAHLILAPLAADLHQALREEGFDLPRMQAGLIAAATALLAR, from the coding sequence ATGAACGACCATAGCGGACCGCAGTCCGGTTCACAACAGACATCGGCCCAGCGGGCGTTGCCGGTCCTGGGTGAACCACGCCCGGAACGCGCCGACGCCCGCCGCAACCGGTTGAAGGTCCTGGAGGCGGCCGAGCGGTTGTTCTCCGAGCATGGCGTGAAGAACGTGTCGCTCGACGCCATCGCGGCGGCGGCCGGGGTGGGCAAGGGGACGGTGTTCCGGCGCTTCGGCGATCGGGCCGGGCTGGCGGTCGCGTTGCTCGACGAGCGGGAGGTCGAACTCCAGGCCAAGCTGCTGAGCGGCCCACCGCCGCTCGGCCCCGGCGCACCCGCCGTCGACCGGGTCACCGCGTTCCTGACGGCGTACACGGAGCTGCTGGATCGGCACGTCGAGCTGTTCGCCGACAGCGAGAACGCCTCAGACGGCGCCCGGTACCGCATCGGTTCGTACCGGCTGTGGCATCGGCACATCGCGATGCTGGTGGAAGAAGCACGCCCAGACCTGGACGCCGACTACACGGCCCACCTCATCCTGGCGCCCCTGGCGGCCGACCTCCACCAAGCCCTCCGCGAAGAAGGCTTCGACCTACCCCGTATGCAGGCGGGCCTGATCGCCGCCGCCACTGCCCTCCTCGCGCGCTGA
- a CDS encoding GNAT family N-acetyltransferase, with the protein MEIRPARSTDLYGAALTRIASWRAAFTGLVPQDFLDSMDAETISAGWAASIAAGRSRLYVAAATGTQPDCGRILGYAGTGPERDGPAHAGELYALYVHPDAWGSGVGRALLDAAARDLQQAGCTTISLWVLEANERARAFYHRYGFTQTPNRTHSSLGQLPELRLSLDLRTSTTH; encoded by the coding sequence TTGGAGATTCGCCCGGCCCGGTCCACGGACCTGTACGGTGCCGCGCTGACTCGGATCGCGAGCTGGCGCGCAGCTTTCACCGGCCTAGTCCCGCAGGACTTCTTGGACTCGATGGATGCCGAGACGATCTCCGCTGGCTGGGCAGCCAGCATCGCGGCAGGTCGCTCCCGCCTCTACGTCGCCGCCGCGACGGGCACTCAACCGGACTGCGGCCGAATCCTCGGCTACGCAGGTACCGGCCCAGAGCGCGACGGGCCAGCCCACGCGGGCGAGCTGTATGCGCTCTACGTCCATCCGGACGCCTGGGGCTCCGGAGTCGGCCGAGCGCTTCTCGACGCCGCCGCTCGCGACCTGCAGCAAGCAGGCTGCACCACGATCAGCCTCTGGGTGCTGGAAGCCAACGAGCGAGCCCGCGCCTTCTACCACCGCTACGGCTTCACCCAGACCCCCAACCGCACCCACTCCAGCCTCGGCCAGCTCCCGGAACTGCGCCTTTCGCTCGACCTGCGGACGTCCACCACTCACTAA
- a CDS encoding exodeoxyribonuclease VII small subunit, with protein MTKNADPAARPELSYEQAREELVEVVRKLEAGGTTLEESLALWERGETLATTCQQWLDGARKRLAEAQAAHEEKPN; from the coding sequence ATGACCAAGAACGCCGACCCGGCAGCCCGCCCCGAACTCTCCTACGAACAGGCCCGCGAGGAACTGGTCGAGGTAGTCCGCAAACTAGAAGCCGGCGGCACCACCCTCGAAGAATCCCTAGCCCTCTGGGAACGAGGCGAAACCCTGGCCACCACCTGCCAGCAATGGCTGGACGGCGCCCGCAAACGCCTAGCCGAAGCCCAAGCCGCCCACGAAGAAAAGCCCAACTGA